A segment of the Salvelinus namaycush isolate Seneca chromosome 3, SaNama_1.0, whole genome shotgun sequence genome:
acagaggttggaaccaaaggtctcaaatttggactcatcagaccaaaggacagatttccactggtctaatgtccattgcttgtgtttctttgcCAAGTAAGTCTCTTattgttattggtgtcctttagtagtggtttctttgcagaaatgcCTTCCTACCTACAGCACTTACTTACTGCACAGGAATTCCTCCAAGAAGGTCTTCACTCACCAGGCTGTGATAGGAGTTCCAGTAAGTCAGGACAGGATTTTATTGCACCGCCACCATGGAGCTAAGTCCAAAGTCCACTATGGAGCACAGTCCAATAGTGAGTCCTTAGACAGACAGCAGAGGTCCTGCTGtggctgcctgcctctctgtctgtctgtctgtctgtctgtctgtctgtctgtctgtctggctggcctCCTGCTCCCTCGGGCTATGAGGAACTAGTTAGGGTGAATTTGGCTATCCCCTCTTTCAAAATGTACGTACCTCAGGGCCACTTCCATGCGGACCAGGGCCAGGCCCTATGCCAGGTCCAGCCTCTGGATCTGTTGTCTTCGGAGGGATCGTCGACATGTGAGTACTGCTACTGACCTGGACTGGTAATCTTGCTTGTACTGTTATTACGGTTGCTGTTACCGACCTGGACTATAACTGcttctgttactgttactgttctaGCTGCCTCTCAAGCTACTAGGTGCCTCTCagaatgttttgtttgtttgtgacaCGAaaggtgtgatcatatagcctgaTAGTGCAGTTCAGCGttttccaaactcggtcctggggaccccaagggggtGCACGTTTTAGTATTTTTCTCTAGCACTACACAGGTGATTCAAGTAATCAAAATGTAATCAAAATATGCACCCCCATTGGGTCCCCGGGACCGGATTTGGGAAACGCTGGTCCAGCCTATTTGTGCTTTGGCCAACTCCTCTCTCTGTTCgttcattgtcaagccaaacatgtATGGCATTACAAGGAAAGAAGAGTTGGATACAGATATCCAGTGTGGAACCAGGCTAGTGGTCACAGTACTTTGATATATCAGTTGAATGTAGGGTGTGAAGACAGCTTCAGGGAGAGGGAACTTTCTTTTAAATCGTTCACTACTTATCAGATATGGACATTGGTGACTTTCCTCTTAATATCGTCATTTCCATTGCCAAACGTAGTTTCTTATTGTCCAAATCTGTTCATTCAATAAAAACATGGTCAATATGAATTACGTAAGTGTCACAGTAAGACAGTTCAGTGTAATGTTTTAGCCTATCAATCTGAGTGATAAGAATATAACACGATGGCTGTTCAGAGGCCGCCGCCTCTCATTTACTGAAGAATAAACCAGGGCCGTGTTCATAAAGCATCTCATAGTAGGAGTGCTGTTCTGGGATCAGTTTGGTTTCgccttttaaatcataatgaataacgagagaccagcactcctactctgtgaTGCTTTGTGAATTCAGACTCAGATCGATTAACAAGTATAAGTACAAGAACTTGACTTGACTACTAActtaggcctagattcaatccggACCGCAGAAGATCCGCGTTATAGCGTGATTGACGTTTAAAGGTAATTTCTGATTGAGCCAACTGACTtatgcagtgtttaccgtgaTGCGGTCTCCACGAAACACtgaagcattgcctttaaaatcgGATTGAATCTAGCCCTTAGTCAGACCTTGGTCGGCCACTTAATAACAagcagacacacagaggtctCTTTAATCCCTGCCATTAGCCAATGCATGACACCCCAACAccttgtggaccccaggaagagtagctgctgcatgtgaaacagctaatggggatcctaaacCGCTAAACCTTCCCCACTCCCCAGCTCAGGAGCTGAAGACCGAGCCAGAGACCAGGCCAGATCAGGCGGAGGTCTGTCCAGTCTGTGGAGACAAAGTGTCTGGCTACCACTATGGGCTGCTCACCTGCGAGAGCTGCAAGGTAATGTAGGCTCAGCGTGATCGACGACACACTTCTTTTCAATGACACACTTGTTTCAAATAGTATTGGGATGATTTTGTTGACTGTTAcattgagcctgcctggagtggcAGATGGgatgttgttgtttttccttACTTTTGGGACTATTTATTTGTTCTATTACACCAGGCCAGCTCAGTCAAGAGCAGCAACATGAAACCaatagtatttttatttaacctctctaTCGTAGATCTTATTTAACCTCTCTATCGTAGATCTAAGTGATTTCATTGTTTCCTTTGAGACATAACAAGGCACACAAACAGCATACTAGCAGCAGCTTGATTGAGCTCTGTCCCCCCCtcgctctgtctccctgtctctctccctctctatctgcaGGGTTTCTTCAAGCGTTCGGTGCAGAACAACAAGCGTTACACCTgtgcagagagacagagctgtCCCATGAACCCCTCCCAGAGGAAACGCTGCCCCTACTGCCGTTTCCAGAAGTGCCTGGCCGTGGGCATGAAGAGAGAGGGTACggcactcactcattcactcacatgcacgtgcacacacacacttaaaccaAATGCATACACCCACACTcaaacacatgcatacacacacctaAACAATCAATGTGTGTCCTCAAAACAATCCTTGAGACCCAGCACAGGACAGACCTGTGGGACTCAGGAAGCATTtaaagcagggatgggcaactagTGAGCCCCTTTTGAAGGCCCTCTGATCAATCcagagctcccgagtggcgcagcggtctaaggcactgcatctcagtgctagaagcgtcaccaCAGACCCCCTGGTAtgagtccaggctgtatcacaaccggccgtgattgggagtcccatagggcggcgcacaaatggcccagcgtcgtccgggtttggccggtgtaggccgtcattgtaaataagaatttgtttgtaactgacttgccttagttaaataaaggttaaatttacaACATCAACAAACAAAAATATGCTGCGAGCAACTGCGGCCCCCACCCcctgatgagttcagattttgaggcccccacccccatcaaagttgcccatccctgatatacaggtaactgccagcaTAAGggacaccaacataaagtgtgttaatagggcgttgggccaccacaatCCAGAaaagcttcaatgcaccttggcatagagtCTATAAGTGTCTGGAATTATATTGGAGGGATGTGAGACTTCTTCcaaaagaaattccataatttggtgttttgttgatggtggtggaaaacgctgtctcaggcaccgctccagaatctcccataagtgttcaactgGGTTGGGATCTGATCTGGTGACCACTCCTGCCCTGTGGATTGTCATCTTATGGGGGCAAAGCCATGGTAGCCAAAGTAatggccaaaataatggcctgcccagaaTTATTATATATGACcgtaagcatgatgggatgttaattgctttatTCATTAATTCAGGAAACACACCTGTGTGAAAGCACcggctttcaatatactttatcaCTCATGTACTGAAATGTTCCCATTATGTGTACCTGTGGAAATCTCCTCTGCTAGCTTGCATAATGCCTTACCTTTACTTCCATTGACACCCTTCCATGTTCTGCTCCCTCATATGACTTATCTGTGGACTCATAAACCAGAACTGAATCAGATAGTGTACACTAAAACATGCTgacatcagacctgggttcaagtagTATTGGTTTGTCTTTTCAAATCCTTTTGCTGAGTTTGATTGAGCTTACCCGGCAGTGCTGGCACAATGGGAGTTGGAACCATTCAAATATTCCCCGAACATATGCAATCCCTGCCCACTGAGCCCTCCTGGCAGGATTGTTACTCCTGTTACTCTCTCTTCATTTGTTATAGTGTCAATACATTCATTCACATgtaacttaaaaaatatatagttttaaTGTACTCATGTTACTCTCTTCATTATAGTGTCATTATACTCGTACCTCTACTGTATGTTACTCTCTGGTCCTACAGCGGTAAGGGCAGACCGAATGAGAGGTGGCCGGAACAAGTTTGGCCCTCTGTATCGACGAGATAGGCAGATGAAACAGCAGAGAGGGgtctaccaccaccagcagtacaACACCACCCCCTACAGGATCAAACTGGAAAGTGCACAAACACACCAGCCTTCCGTTTCAAACAACATTCACCTAATGTCCAGTCACACATCGGCACCCCTGCCCTCTGACAATTTCCACCAATCGCAGGCCTACCCCTCTAATATGGGCCATTCAGAGCTCCCCCCCATGCTTCTGGACTGCACCATGAACCTGGACAGGAGGGCTCTAGCTCCTCCCCCGTCCCTGGCTTACCCTGAACTGTACCACCGTTCCTTCCATGGAGGGGGATCAGGATACCACCAGGAGAAAAGTGAGATGATGCCTTACAGCTACGGCCCGGCACCTCCAACCCCGCCCACGCCTAACGGGTTACTCACCCCACTCACCACGCCCACAACTACCCTGAGCTCAACCCCGACCTTAACCTCCACGTTGACTGCTCCCACACCTAGCTTCCTGGCCCAGCTTCTGGAGGGTGAGCCGGATGAGCGCCAGCTGTGTGCCAAGGTGCTGGCCAGCCTGCAGAGAGAGCAGGCAAGCCGTGGGAAACACGACCGCCTCAACACCTTCAGTGTCATGTGTAAAATGGCCGACCAGACTTTGTTTGGGCTCGTGGAATGGGCCAGGAACAGTGCTCTCTTCAAGGAGCTCaaggtcatacacacacacacacaacaaaaattATCCTCATAGAAAACAATGGGACACTTTCAATTCACTTCCTGAATCGACCGCGTTGAGAGGTGAACTGACCTGTGTGTGGTCCTGGTGGTTACTCCTTTAGGTGGAGGACCAGATGGTGCTGCTGCAGAGCTGTTGGAGTGAGCTGCTGGTGCTGGATTACCTGTGTCGACAGGTGGCCTACAGCAGAGAAGGCTGCATCTATCTAGTCACAGGACAACAGGTAGCTATCACCTCCAATCCCTGTCCTCCTTCCCGTCCTCCTCGTGTTCGTCCTTGTACTTGTTCTCATGCtcgtcctcatcctcttcctcacaatttccatctcctcctcctcctcaattAGCTCATACTATAATGCATTGCCTGAATAATACAATAGGGCCGAAAGTCCCAACTAGTTTGAACGTCCTGTGTAGTCTGAAGAGTGGTGTGGAGCCTTCCTCTCACACTATGTcacttgagtatcttacctagttattttcagATGATATCGTTTTGCTCTTTTGTAGCTTTGGCAACTATGtgtgtgtgcaattggcatgctgactacaggaaatTCCATCCAATGGGTCTGGATGGTGTCAAGTCTGGAGGTCCTAAATATTCCTGTCTCTCTGATGCAGATTGAGGTGTCGAACATCCTGACCCAGGCAggggtcactctgaccagtcTGGTGTCAAGGACTCAGGACCTGGTGGTTAAACTCAAGGCCCTCCACATGGACACACAGGAGTTTGTGTGCCTCAAATACCTGGTCCTCTTCAACCCTGGTGAGTCCTCCAGTCCTTCTGAATGTTACTTTGCTCTGATGTACCTCTGCTGTAGGTCTCTGGTTTTGGTCCCTGGTTGACTGATTCTCAGCCAAGGAATCTCCACTGGAAACGGACAACTTGATTGGGTTTTTGTATTAGACAATCTCATAGTAAACACTTCCCAATTGTTCAAACTGTCTCTGCCTCTTTTTCACATTGCAGACGTGAAGTCAGTTTGGATAGTCCCCTACAAATGGTTTATAGATGTTCAACTAACTATGCACTAACTGTCTCTACCTGTCCTTCTCGACCCTGCAGATGTGAAGTCGGTGCAGGACCGCGGGCAGGTGGAGCGGACCCAGGAAAGGGTGAACCACACCCTGATGGACCACACCCTCTACACCCACCCGGGTCACACCGACAAGTTTGGCCAACTGCTGCTACGGCTTCCTGAGGTTCGCAGCATCAGCCTGCAGGTGGAGGAGTATCTGTACCAGCGCCACCTACTGGGTGATCTGCCCTGCAACTCATTGCTCACAGAGATGCTGCACGCTAAACACAGCTGAATACCGCCTTGCCCTGCTAACAGAGAATGCTTTACAACACCCTGggactgtcccaaatggcaacctattccctacatggtgtactacttttaaccaggcccccatagagctctggtcaaaagtagtgcactatatactgtagtgaatagggtggcatttgggacgttTAACCCTGTTCCACTCAGAGATGCTGATTGCTATGCACTTCTGAACAACTACCTGCTGGAAGGGTGCCTGCTGGACTTGGCTGGTGGGCTCCCTCTCTTCACCTGGGTTGTGTTAATTTGGCACAGGGAGGGagtacctggacttgtccaataaaaaAAACGTGTTTTTGTATTCCATTGTAAAACATTTTTGCCAAGGTGTAGGATGGTAAACACGACCAAGGGGTCTGTTCAATAGGGCACatcgtagcaaaacattttgcaacggaaaGCAAACAGGACAAATATAGGTATTACCTCCCTGTTTCACTGCATTTCAAAACATTTTCTCCATACTGAACATCACCCTGATGCCCAGGACTTGTTCAACTGCCAATGAGCCTGTTATATGTCCACCAAGATTGTAATCTTTGCTCAAAGGTAGACATTGTCCCAAAGCACAGATCTGAGATcagggcccagtttttcaaaagttaCCTATCTGCATAGAATGAAAgaatcattgacttgaatggggactccGGTTCTATATATTCTTTCTTTGCATTTACTCCTATCCGATAGCTGAAATCCATTTTTCAAAAGCTGGACCCAATGACCCTAACGCCAATCCTAACCATTAAGGGGATAAGACATTAACATCTGATCCAGGGCCTGTGGTTAATAACAACATCCATCTGCTTTCAGACGAGTTTGAGTAATGTAATACTTATCTCCAATTGATCATTTGTTTGAAACCCTGAGTTAACTAGTCAGTATTCAGTCAGATGGGAGTAGGAACCAAAACACTGCTATAtgctttctcctcttctcctgtacACACATTATGCAGACGACATATACATATCATTTGACAAGACAATGTTGTGTATCGTTTTTATCTGTCAGATAAAATCTGGAGTAAAGCATGTCATCCCTTTACCACAAGACCTGTTTGAAATAAACAAGCAGAGGCGTcacgtgccccctcagatttgtcctgtacATTTTATTCTTCTTTTGTTCCTTCTCTGTAATGCTACTCGCCACTTAGCAATTGTTGAAGTTGGCTTTAGCaagcccagataggttcccaatctcataactagctaccaagaagccatttcaggatATCAATCAAGtcagagtagctagcttgtctagcttagctggcatgcctgttGACAAGGTTGGTAGGCTTTAGAaaagcaataactaaatgtactgaataagattCACATTCCTTTAATCTTGTACCCAGATTTGAGTATATTTTGTTTTAAAATAACCACTCAGGAGGATTGACTGCTCAAGAGGTATATGCATTGATatcccaattttttggggggggttgacgccaattaagcataatgattatggttctagattgcaggaaaaagacatttcagctgtttgaaaaatgctaaattcGCCAACTTCCAGACGGGGGACCTAGCCCACCTCAACCATCCGTAAGCCATGCTCCCTCAAATTTTACCCCTGAAAACAAGAATTGTGGAAGCAGCAAGTGTGTGTATAAGCATGAATGCGCTCAACCTATACTTTCATTTCCTCACACACTTTTTTGTTGACATGGGCCATAGAGGGTACGCGTTTGTTACACACATACCATTTAGCCAACAGTTAGCTAGTCCCAGTGCAACGCTGACAGTATGAAGCGAGAGGAAAAAGACTAtgaaaaggaaagaaattccctcAAACCTTAAAAACGTGGAACCGATAGGCAACGTAACTAAACTTTTAAAAAGGTTTTATAAGGCCTCCATACGAAAGATGCTTTAGAAATCATTTAAGGacataccattctgtatacataaAGGGTGGAAAAAGAGCTGTCACGTTTAGAAAAGCGTTATGTTAGAACACATTTTAATATAGTACAAATCAGCTTCTAAATGGATTTGTGAAGCACCTACTGTATGTAGCCCTATAAATGGGTTTATGAAGGCTTTGTTAAGCCTTTAAAGTTGTTCATTTAAGGTGGGTCCAGAAACACTAAGAATGAGCATGACATAAATGAAAGGGGTAATGGTGATTTTTAAAAGGATTTTATTAGCCTGGTCCAGTTATCTGTAATCATGAACAATTTTGCGAGAGGAACACAAATACTCTGCCCACATCGACACGGTGGTAACAGAGCAAAATAAAAAAGACTACATACAGGACATGTCTTCTATGAAATGAACATCTGAATCACCACTTtaaatggagaaaaaaataaaatcataataatcataatagaATCTTGAAACTAAAAAATCCTTCTAATCTTTACCCAACAAACACACCTTGGGGTTACATGACTGACTTACTGTCTACAGGAGAATTGCACAGAATCCAGTTATAGGTTGACTATCGCATACGTACTCTCCTTTACAAacaccaacacagtcacacaTGTCCATTCATCTCACACTCCTTGCCATACACACTGAACATACAAACCCATTGTCAAACTTTTTAGAGAGACCAAAAAATCTATCAGATCTCCATTTGAAAATCTCAGTCAAAACGACAGGAACGTGATGTTGTTGTTGGGAGGCAGTTTGTGATGTGAAACAAGACAGGAGAGATGGCAGCTGATTGGCTGGTTGGCCTACATCAGCTGATATAGTGCTAAATGAAGACAAGAGGGGATCAGAACCCACTAGTGCCTACAGGTTAGACCAGAAACAcgggttgtgttccaaatggtaccctatggGGTCAAGGCTTACCCAAAACCCCAAATACTGTAGTACCACACCATACCCTGCAGCGGGACCGAATTAGGGCTGATACAGTCCCGATTATCCTTCATTCACAggtaacatgtgtgtgtgtgatctcaaATGACATAGCATGTTCATTTTTGTCCTTCTGGGTTTATTTCTCAGATTGTGGAGAGTTCGCTAAGTCTCTGTTGTCAGACAGTTTTTCTACTCATTCACTCGCTCTTTCACTCACTGGCGCACTCTTCTCTCAGACACACGCACACCTCGCTAATGGTAAAGCAGCAGGCTAGCTTATTCATAGTTCAACTTGTTTGTACAAATCATTGTCAAAACTGAAAGTAATTAGCAATAAACAGCATTCATATATATTAAATTGTCATTCATTTTCgtttctttttctctttccaCACAATGTGAATCCTGGGTAATGCTAAACAGAGTATAAAGTCCTCCTTCATTTTTTCCAGTTTCATTC
Coding sequences within it:
- the nr5a5 gene encoding nuclear receptor subfamily 5, group A, member 5, which encodes MYVPQGHFHADQGQALCQVQPLDLLSSEGSSTSQELKTEPETRPDQAEVCPVCGDKVSGYHYGLLTCESCKGFFKRSVQNNKRYTCAERQSCPMNPSQRKRCPYCRFQKCLAVGMKREAVRADRMRGGRNKFGPLYRRDRQMKQQRGVYHHQQYNTTPYRIKLESAQTHQPSVSNNIHLMSSHTSAPLPSDNFHQSQAYPSNMGHSELPPMLLDCTMNLDRRALAPPPSLAYPELYHRSFHGGGSGYHQEKSEMMPYSYGPAPPTPPTPNGLLTPLTTPTTTLSSTPTLTSTLTAPTPSFLAQLLEGEPDERQLCAKVLASLQREQASRGKHDRLNTFSVMCKMADQTLFGLVEWARNSALFKELKVEDQMVLLQSCWSELLVLDYLCRQVAYSREGCIYLVTGQQIEVSNILTQAGVTLTSLVSRTQDLVVKLKALHMDTQEFVCLKYLVLFNPDVKSVQDRGQVERTQERVNHTLMDHTLYTHPGHTDKFGQLLLRLPEVRSISLQVEEYLYQRHLLGDLPCNSLLTEMLHAKHS